The following coding sequences lie in one Cannabis sativa cultivar Pink pepper isolate KNU-18-1 chromosome 5, ASM2916894v1, whole genome shotgun sequence genomic window:
- the LOC133038429 gene encoding uncharacterized protein LOC133038429, whose amino-acid sequence MDVRTVILFYNGTWVDKTTYVDYEVEGILIPTDCSHYELSHIVYEALNLDRNKYTIDLQFQVTEGIPPIRIKDDSGCKFYEQIRRKNNDETKYPICVNISTSTTDNEHNDRVNYTYNGETSLQTRQLLPTRTEYATKMADYVIEQTQKSMEESSEENQIILNPQVAEIHIGQVFANKETLQQAVSLHSIRYNQPFKVKRSSKLDYKLVCIDDNCNWTFLASKHGKTDMFIIRKIEHTHTCSLDITSGDHPQATSNLVGKVIKNKFVNPKRDYTPTEIVDDMADDYRTITDLVTDEDNKFKYLYFAVGASIKGWQHCTPIIVTDGTFLTNQHGGTLLIASAQNANRHIFPLAFAVVDSENDSSWEWFLHKIKETYGEREGQCIVSDRHESILKAVKETFPDIMHGVCCYHLMKNIKMKFKKGGDELKIAVNSASKAYNIEDFEKSMQDLDNIDVRIRDYLVNEIGVEKWTRLYGMNRRYKTMTSNIAESVNAALKAVRDLPIATLLECLHSLVQRWYWENKNRA is encoded by the exons ATGGATGTTAGAACAGTGATTCTTTTTTACAATGGAACTTGGGTTGACAAAACAACATACGTTGATTATGAAGTCGAAGGTATACTAATTCCAACAGATTGTTCACATTATGAGCTTTCTCACATAGTATACGAAGCTTTAAATTTGGACAGAAACAAATATACGATTGATCTTCAATTTCAAGTAACTGAAGGCATACCACCAATAAGAATCAAAGACGATAGTGGATGCAAGTTTTATGAACAAATACGAAGGAAAAATAATGATGAGACCAAATATCCTATCTGTGTTAACATCTCAACATCCACAACCGACAATGAACACAATGATAGAGTAAACTATACCTACAATGGGGAAACTAGTTTACAAACAAGGCAACTGCTACCAACAAGAACAGAATATGCAACAAAGATGGCAGATTATGTGATTGAACAAACTCAAAAATCGATGGAAGAAAGCTCCGaagaaaatcaaataattttaaatcctCAAGTTGCTGAAATACACATTGGCCAAGTTTTTGCAAACAAGGAAACCCTCCAACAAGCAGTAAGCCTTCACTCAATAAGATACAATCAACCTTTCAAGGTAAAAAGATCATCAAAACTAGACTATAAACTAGTCTGTATTGATGATAACTGCAACTGGACATTCTTAGCATCAAAACATGGAAAGACTGACATGTTTATCATAAGAAAAATAGAGCATACTCATACATGTTCATTGGACATCACTTCTGGAGACCATCCTCAAGCTACAAGCAACCTCGTTGGAAAGGTTATAAAAAACAAGTTTGTAAACCCAAAAAGAGATTACACTCCAACAGAAATTGTGGATGACATGGCAGATGATTACA GAACAATCACAGACCTAGTAACAGATgaagataacaaattcaaataTCTATACTTTGCAGTAGGTGCTTCAATAAAAGGTTGGCAACACTGTACACCAATAATAGTCACAGATGGAACCTTTTTGACAAACCAACATGGAGGCACTTTGTTGATAGCAAGTGCACAAAATGCAAATAGACATATATTCCCACTTGCATTTGCAGTAGTAGATTCCGAAAATGACAGCTCTTGGGAATGGTTTCTtcacaaaataaaggaaacttatGGAGAAAGAGAAGGTCAATGCATCGTATCAGATAGACATGAGAGTATACTAAAAGCAGTAAAAGAGACCTTTCCAGATATAATGCATGGGGTATGTTGTTACCATTTGATgaagaatataaaaatgaaattcaAGAAAGGAGGTGATGAGCTCAAGATTGCAGTTAATAGTGCATCTAAAGCTTACAACATAGAAGATTTTGAAAAGAGCATGCAAGACTTGGACAATATAGATGTAAGAATAAGAGATTACTTGGTGAATGAAATTGGTGTCGAAAAGTGGACAAGACTATATGGCATGAACAGGAGATACAAAACAATGACATCAAATATTGCCGAATCAGTCAATGCAGCCTTGAAAGCAGTAAGAGACCTACCCATCGCAACTCTACTAGAATGCCTACATTCATTGGTGCAAAGATGGTATTGGGAAAACAAGAATAGAGCCTAA
- the LOC133037971 gene encoding uncharacterized protein LOC133037971: MSLKYKVETANLLVYQVHDNNRSHIVNLENKTCSCQRFEYDEMPCSHAMAVLSKRNLSCYKYCSYYYTKEAFMATYEDSILPLGEATSWNIPDLIRNIVVLPPKHKRTAGRPKKQRYKNGLEGKAQVVCGQCRQRGHNKRSCKNDPVLKPPRKRKRS, encoded by the exons ATGAGTTTAAAGTACAAG GTTGAAACAGCAAACCTTCTGGTATACCAAGTACACGACAACAACAGATCTCACATAGTAAACTTGGAGAATAAAACATGCAGCTGCCAACGATTTGAATATGATGAAATGCCTTGCTCTCATGCAATGGCTGTACTAAGCAAAAGGAACCTGTCTTGCTACAAATATTGCTCATACTACTACACGAAAGAAGCTTTTATGGCAACATATGAAGACAGTATACTCCCATTAGGTGAGGCAACATCATGGAATATACCAGATTTAATAAGAAATATTGTAGTCCTCCCACCTAAACATAAGAGAACTGCCGGAAGACCAAAGAAACAAAGATACAAAAATGGACTTGAAGGAAAAGCACAAGTGGTATGCGGTCAATGTCGCCAGAGAGGACACAACAAAAGATCATGTAAAAATGACCCAGTACTAAAACcaccaagaaaaagaaaaagatcataa
- the LOC133037970 gene encoding uncharacterized protein LOC133037970: MEVVNDHLVSYEDSLKKGKSIKLEEETPTVGNRERKPSSVYNSPYATEFGSGSIGKPKGGRPGSCAFGFGFFNVIDDVQAKSFDQWFKIGFNDKNKVKKFKECHRKLKVPLDFVVCQIDDKMWFYDLLTGGKNLSCSHIDVCFYYLRKKLKYDQSVKISGNTTDCFFASQIFELYNEFVASGENVDSIKKDSKAAAYIAGFYMLCNKPWAELDFVLMPVNVIVLAHWILCILDIKMRCLKVLNSMRFGRYKNNSESFVRAFAVIIPILLSHVNFYEGRKDIDRSSKHWQGKKDTDAFDIVVVDNLPQQEDSDCGVFIIKYAHFFMHGLIDKIPKKLDIAFTRKKLCVDLFVHAKKKELGGYESTSEHPGRMP; this comes from the exons ATGGAGGTTGTTAATGATCATTTGGTTTCCTATGAAGACAGTTTGAAAaag GGAAAGTCTATAAAATTGGAGGAAGAAACTCCTACAGTTGGAAATAGAGAGAGGAAACCTAGTTCTGTATACAACAGTCCGTATGCCACAGAATTTGGTTCAGGTAGTATTGGTAAACCAAAAGGTGGACGTCCTGGATCATGTGCTTTTGGATTTGGCTTTTTCAATGTGATTGATGATGTGCAAGCTAAATCTTTTGATCAGTGGTTTAAGATTGGGTTTAATGATAAAAACAAAGTGAAGAAGTTTAAAGAATGTCATAGGAAGCTTAAGGTTCCATTGGATTTTGTGGTTTGTCAAATTGATGATAAGATGTGGTTCTATGATTTGCTTACTGGTGGGAAGAACTTGTCATGCTCG CATATTGATGTTTGTTTCTACTATTTGAGAAAGAAGTTAAAGTATGACCAGTCTGTGAAAATTTCTGGTAATACTACTGATTGCTTCTTTGCTTctcaaatttttgaattatataatGAGTTTGTTGCAAGTGGTGAAAATGTTGATTCGATTAAGAAGGATTCTAAGGCAGCTGCATACATAGCGGGTTTTTATATGTTATGCAATAAACCCTGGGCTGAGCTTGATTTCGTACTAATGCCTGTTAACGTGATTGTTCTTGCTCATTGGATATTGTGTATTCTTGACATTAAGATGAGATGCTTAAAAGTGTTGAATTctatgaggtttgggaggtacAAGAACAACTCAGAGAGTTTTGTTCGTGCATTTGCTGTAATAATTCCTATCTTACTGTCACATGTTAATTTCTATGAGGGGAGAAAAGATATTGACAGGAGTAGTAAGCACTGGCAAGGTAAAAAAGATACTGATGCGTTTGATATTGTCGTGGTTGATAATTTGCCACAACAAGAGGATAG TGATTGTGGTgtttttatcataaagtatgcTCATTTCTTTATgcatggattgattgataagaTTCCTAAGAAGTTGGACATTGCATTCACTCGTAAGAAGTTGTGTGTTGATCTGTTTGTTCATGCAAAGAAGAAGGAGTTGGGTGGGTACGAGTCTACTTCGGAGCATCCAGGAAGGATGCCATAG
- the LOC133037972 gene encoding uncharacterized protein LOC133037972, with translation MSFISSKPDWFTEEKKNTDKLNDEEQVVDDHGLFKDVVKKSKEDEDDGGDDQGLGGGDAVKAIGSDGTNKDNVEGKNTEEAKDVADGSNKDNVEGRAVDVDASVNDVEGVSSKGKLFDSQGTEDSITVSALEIINEKIDAYEGSIKKVCHFLFTVYFFFYLVYFIF, from the exons ATGAGTTTTATTTCTAGTAAACCTGATTGGTTTactgaagaaaaaaagaatactGATAAATTGAATGATGAAGAACAGGTTGTTGATGATCATGGCCTATTTAAGGATGTTGTTAAAAAATCTAAGGAGGATGAAGATGATGGTGGTGATGACCAg GGTTTGGGGGGTGGTGATGCTGTTAAAGCTATTGGTTCAGATGGGACAAATAAAGACAATGTTGAGGGAAAGAATACTGAAGAAGCAAAAGATGTTGCAGATGGGAGTAATAAAGATAATGTTGAGGGCAGAGCAGTTGATGTAGATGCAAGTGTAAATGATGTTGAAGGTGTTTCTAGTAAGGGAAAGTTGTTTGATAGTCAAGGCACTGAGGATAGTATCACTGTGTCTGCTTTGGAGATTATAAATGAAAAGATTGATGCCTATGAGGGAAGCATTAAAAAGGTTTGTCATTTTTTGTTTActgtatacttttttttttatttagtttattttatattttga